A portion of the Anaerobranca californiensis DSM 14826 genome contains these proteins:
- the cas5 gene encoding CRISPR-associated protein Cas5, translated as MKKLGDNMASEVVIFDIVGCMGHFRKYYTNSSSLSYSVPTRTNLIGLVAGVMGYQRDSYYSELNSEKLQLALQKLTKTRKIIQSLNYMKITTKKHFTEPTEHTQIPFEIIMGEGDSLKYRVYLSHCDPTFLKEFEERIKNKKYFFPPYLGAAPFSCKLEYVNREKVEKVRVNDSVYISTVIPLDKVKHKGLDFKKLNFEYALVKEKMPRDFEGERVIKEVNSYLFDENCNPIPIVLDDSYYQVRGTNILYM; from the coding sequence TTGAAGAAGTTAGGTGATAATATGGCCAGTGAAGTTGTTATCTTCGATATAGTGGGGTGTATGGGACATTTCAGAAAATATTATACCAATTCCTCTTCATTATCTTATTCTGTACCCACTAGAACTAACTTAATTGGATTAGTAGCAGGGGTTATGGGCTATCAAAGGGATAGTTACTACAGTGAGTTAAATAGCGAGAAATTACAACTTGCTTTACAGAAGTTAACTAAAACCCGTAAAATTATCCAGAGTTTAAACTACATGAAAATAACGACAAAGAAACACTTTACAGAACCGACAGAACATACCCAGATACCCTTTGAAATAATTATGGGAGAAGGGGATAGCTTAAAGTATCGGGTATATTTGTCCCACTGTGATCCAACCTTTTTAAAGGAGTTTGAAGAAAGGATTAAAAACAAAAAATACTTCTTTCCCCCTTACCTAGGGGCAGCTCCCTTTAGCTGTAAATTAGAATATGTCAATAGGGAAAAGGTAGAAAAAGTAAGGGTTAATGATTCAGTATACATTTCAACGGTTATACCCTTAGATAAAGTTAAACATAAGGGTTTAGATTTTAAGAAATTAAACTTTGAATATGCTTTAGTTAAAGAAAAAATGCCTAGGGATTTTGAAGGTGAAAGGGTAATTAAAGAAGTAAATTCTTACCTCTTTGATGAAAATTGCAACCCAATTCCTATAGTGCTAGATGACAGTTATTACCAAGTGAGGGGAACAAATATATTGTATATGTAG